The Mauremys reevesii isolate NIE-2019 linkage group 1, ASM1616193v1, whole genome shotgun sequence genome has a segment encoding these proteins:
- the SBF1 gene encoding myotubularin-related protein 5 isoform X4, whose translation MARLADYFVLVGYELDKRGSRDGQGQILQRFPEKDWEDNPFPQGIELFCQPSGWQLFTERNPPTFFVAVLTDISSERHYCACFTFWEAVESAQSQSHSRNGEEEEEESSSLVQPAQLFAPKSLVLVSRLDHTEVFRNSLGLIYTIYVDGLSASLENVIGNLLTCTIPITGGAQRTISLGAGDRQVIQTPINDSLPVSSCSVALLFRQLGITNVLCLFCAALTEHKILFLSSSYQRLTDGCRALLALMFPLKYSFTYVPILPAQLLEVLSTPTPFIIGVSSIFQSETQELLDVVIADLDGGTVTIPECIHISLLPEPLLHQTREALSMILDPELEVADLAFPPSTVSASSLKMQDKEIRAVFLRLFAQLLQGYRWCLHIIRIHPEPVIRFHKAAFLGQRGLVEDDFLTKVLEGMAFAGFVTERGAPYRAIDLFDELVAYEVKRMRAEEGSKQKILRHIKELAEQLYKNENPYPAVTMHKVQKPTDGCHLRLHQRPFPRLDEGTVQWIIDQATAKLQTAPPAVKAEKKCMVPSGPPIAAIMERNGSALANSARRLEVVRNCISYVFENKMLEAKKLLPAVLRAMKGRAARHCLTQELNLHVQQNRAVLDHQQFDFIVRVMNCCLQDCTAMDEHGIAAALLPLVTAFCRKLSPGITQFAYSCVQEHVVWTNIQFWEAMFYCDVQNHIRALYLESNEENHLDEDGKEGPQEEKSALEIASEQRRLWPTMSREKQQELIQKEESTVFSQAIHYANRMSYLLLPLDTSKNRLLRSSGLGDVESVSNSFVTNSIAGSVAESYDTESGFEDAESSDVANYVVRFINRFVDKVCTESGVTNEHLKGLHIMIPDIVQMHIETLDAVHRESKRLPPIQKPKLLRPSLLVGEECVMEGLRVYLMPDGREEASGGNIGGPPLLPAEGAIFLTTYRIVFKGTPTDPLVGEQVVVRSFPIASLTKEKKISVQPQVDQLIQKEKKISVPAQVDQLIQEVLQLRSCTFQLLRIAFDEEVASESAEVFRKHLHKLRYPQHVRGTFAFTVGQSPKQAMQPKAKEKNPSLRTLSKNLMKNAKKTIGRPYVTRKKYTPPTWEQRSSQHFQEDDEDEISVSEEIDRSTLTPSTIIKPSDKMTMSHLVERACCRDYQRMGLGTLSNSLTRSKNEPFRISTVNRMYAICRSYPGLLIVPQSIQDNTIQRISRCYRQSRFPVVCWRNSRTKAVLLRSGGLHGKGVVGLFKSQNAPTAGQSQTDSTSLEQEKYLQAVINSMPHYADASGRNTLSGFTSAHMSSADSSDKRQPKLGSLMKQVMGGKDDGPGTISRGALGPRARVVTLSTPKGASVKGRESPRGKWGSIRASGRMSNYVLNMEIGSRLAGKDLLSAQHNGAPSEASFLRQHRASLYIIGDKSQLKGVKPDPLQHWEVVPIEVFDVRQVKASFKKLMKACVPGSPSTDPSLAYLRTLEESEWLSQIHKILQISVLVVELLDTGSSVLVSLEDGWDITTQVVSLVQLLSDPYYRTMEGFRLLVEKEWLSFGHRFSHRGAQTLAGQGSGFAPVFLQFLDCVHQIHLQFPMEFEFTQYYLKFLSYHYVSNRFRTFLLDSDYERIELGLLYEEKGERKSQQVYKSIWEYIDRLNKKTPVFFNYMYAPEDGEVLRPYSNISNLKVWDYYTQEVLSEGPSYDWELVQGQPEHVEEVDRQDSSAPQTKRKIIWPCYDNRSRVEPDAISKLLEELHNLEAELGQVPERWKDTWDKVKASQRTEARQEASRMASSSLLMSSSLLPHRRSLGVYLQESSVGSTLNLSLDSDTSSTSTPSSGKQGGRKSTSNLYSQFQMSESENRSYEGTLYKKGAFMKPWKPRWFVLDKTKHQLRYYDNRMDTECKGIIDLAEVESITPGTPTMGAPKTVEEKAFFDLKTTKRVYNFCAQDVQLAQQWIDRIQSCLSDA comes from the exons AGGACGATCTCTCTAGGGGCTGGCGACAGGCAGGTGATCCAGACGCCCATCAATGACTCTCTCCCCGTCAGCAGCTGCAGCGTAGCACTGCTCTTCCGGCAGCTCG GGATCACCAACGTGTTGTGTCTCTTCTGTGCTGCACTCACCGAACACAAGATCCTGTTTCTCTCCAGCAGTTATCAGAGACTCACAGACGGCTGCCGGGCCCTGCTTGCGCTCATGTTCCCCCTCAAGTACAG TTTCACGTACGTGCCCATCTTACCTGCACAGCTCCTTGAGGTGCTCAGCACTCCCACGCCCTTCATCATTGGCGTCAGCTCCATCTTCCAGTCGGAGACTCAGGAACTG TTGGATGTCGTCATAGCAGATCTGGATGGTGGGACGGTGACCATCCCAGAGTGCATTCACATCTCCCTGCTGCCTGAGCCACTGCTCCATCAGACACGAGAAGCCCTCTCCATG ATCTTGGACCCTGAGCTGGAGGTAGCAGACTTAGCATTCCCCCCATCAACcgtctctgcctcctccctcaaaATGCAG GACAAGGAGATCCGAGCTGTCTTCCTCCGTTTGTTTGCACAGCTGCTGCAGGGCTACCGCTGGTGCCTGCACATCATCCGAATCCACCCAGAGCCAGTCATCCGCTTCCACAAG GCAGCCTTCCTCGGTCAGAGGGGGCTGGTGGAGGATGACTTCCTCACCAAGGTCCTGGAGGGCATGGCGTTCGCTGGCTTTGTGACCGAGAGGGGCGCCCCATACCGAGCAATTGACCTGTTTGATGAG ctGGTCGCCTATGAAGTGAAGCGGATGCGTGCCGAGGAGGGGAGCAAGCAGAAAATACTGCGGCACATCAAGGAGCTGGCAGAGCAGCTCTATAAAAAT GAGAACCCATACCCCGCAGTGACAATGCACAAGGTGCAGAAGCCCACGGATGGCTGCCACCTGCGCCTACACCAGAGGCCTTTTCCCCGCTTGGACGAGGGGACAGTCCAGTGGATCATCGACCAGGCCACTGCCAAGCTGCAGACAGCCCCGCCGGCTGTGAAGGCGGAGAAGAAGTGTATGGTGCCATCGGGACCCCCCATTG CTGCCATCATGGAGCGCAATGGCAGTGCCCTGGCCAACAGCGCCCGCCGCCTGGAGGTGGTCAGGAACTGCATCTCCTACGTCTTCGAGAACAAGATGCTAGAAGCCAAAAAG CTGCTTCCAGCTGTGCTAAGGGCCATGAAGGGCCGAGCAGCCAGACACTGCCTGACTCAGGAGTTGAACCTGCATGTGCAGCAGAACAGAGCCGTACTGGACCACCAACAATTCGACTTCATTGTCCGCGTGATGAACTGCTGTTTACAG gACTGCACTGCCATGGATGAGCATGGGATTGCAGCAGCACTTTTGCCACTAGTCACTGCTTTCTGCCGA aAACTGAGCCCGGGCATCACGCAGTTTGCCTACAGCTGTGTGCAGGAACACGTCGTATGGACCAACATCCAGTTCTGGGAGGCCATGTTCTACTGCGACGTGCAGAACCACATCCGAGCCCTGTACCTGGAGAGCAATGAGGAGAACCACTTGGATGAG GACGGCAAGGAGGGGCCTCAGGAAGAGAAATCTGCCCTGGAGATTGCGTCGGAGCAGCGGAGGCTGTGGCCTACCATGAGCCGagagaagcagcaggagctgatCCAGAAGGAGGAGAGCACGGTCTTCAGCCAGGCCATCCACTACGCCAACCGCATGAGctacctgctgctgcccctcgaCACCAGCAAGAACCGGCTGCTGCGCAGCTCGGGGCTGGGCGACGTGGAGAGCGTCAGCAACAGCTTTGTCACCAACAG CATTGCCGGCAGCGTGGCCGAAAGCTACGACACGGAAAGTGGGTTTGAGGATGCCGAGAGCTCCGACGTGGCCAACTACGTGGTACGCTTCATCAACCGCTTCGTGGACAAGGTGTGCACGGAGAGCGGCGTCACCAACGAGCACCTGAAGGGGCTGCACATCATGATCCCTG ACATCGTGCAGATGCACATAGAGACACTGGATGCTGTGCACAGGGAGAGCAAGAGGCTCCCTCCTATTCAGAAG cccaagctGCTACGCCCCAGCCTGCTGGTGGGCGAGGAGTGTGTCATGGAAGGGCTCCGCGTGTACCTCATGCCTGACGGACGTGAAGAAGCTTCCGGAGGCAATATTgggggccccccactgctccctgccgAAGGAGCCATCTTCCTCACCACTTACCGCATCGTTTTCAAGGGCACCCCCACAGACCCGCTGG TGGGGGAGCAGGTTGTGGTCCGGTCCTTCCCCATTGCCTCGTTGACCAAAGAGAAGAAGATCAGCGTCCAGCCCCAGGTGGATCAGCTCATCCAGAAAGAGAAGAAGATCAGCGTCCCGGCCCAGGTGGATCAGCTcatccaggaggtgctgcagctgcGCTCATGCACATTCCAG CTGCTGCGGATCGCCTTTGACGAGGAGGTGGCTTCAGAGAGCGCCGAGGTCTTCAGGAAGCACCTGCACAAGCTGCGCTATCCCCAGCATGTACGTGGCACCTTCGCCTTCACCGTGGGCCAGTCACCCAAGCAAGCCATGCAGCCCAAGGCCAAGGAGAAAAACCCCTCACTCAG GACACTTTCCAAGAACCTGATGAAGAATGCCAAGAAGACCATTGGCCGACCGTACGTGACCCGCAAGAAGTACACGCCGCCTACCTGGGAGCAGCGCAGCAGTCAGCACTTCCAGGAGGATGACGAGGATGAAATCTCAG TGTCTGAAGAGATAGACAGgagcaccctgaccccctccacTATCATCAAACCTTCAGACAAGATGACCATGAGCCACCTAGTAGAGCGAGCCTGCTGCCGTGACTACCAGAGGATGGGGCTGGGCACGCTGAGTAACAGCCTCACCCGCTCCAAGAACGAGCCCTTCCGCATCTCCACGGTGAACCGCATGTACGCCATCTGCCGGAG TTACCCGGGGCTGCTGATCGTCCCGCAGAGCATCCAGGACAACACCATCCAGAGGATCTCACGCTGCTACCGCCAGAGCCGCTTCCCTGTCGTCTGCTGGAGGAACTCCCGCACCAAGGCCGTGCTGCTGAGGTCGGGGGGGCTGCACGGCAAGGGTGTCGTGGGCCTTTTCAAGTCGCAGAACGCCCCTACTGCAG GCCAGTCGCAAACGGACTCCACCAGCCTGGAGCAGGAGAAATACCTGCAGGCAGTGATCAACTCCATGCCGCACTATGCTGATGCCAGCGGGCGCAATACGCTCAGCGGCTTCACCTCTGCGCACATGAGCAGCGCAG ATTCTTCCGACAAGAGGCAGCCCAAGCTGGGATCGCTCATGAAGCAGGTGATGGGAGGGAAGGACGATGGGCCAGGCACTATTAGCCGAGGAG CGCTAGGTCCCAGAGCTAGGGTGGTCACTCTGTCCACCCCCAAGGGTGCATCGGTGAAGGGCCGCGAAAGTCCCCGAG GCAAGTGGGGCAGCATCCGGGCCAGCGGGCGCATGAGCAACTACGTCTTGAACATGGAGATCGGGTCCCGCCTGgcagggaaggacctgctgagcgctcagcacaatggggccccctCTGAGGCCAGCTTCCTGcgccagcaccgggcctccctCTACATCATTGGGGACAAGTCGCAGCTGAAG GGAGTGAAGCCAGACCCATTGCAGCACTGGGAGGTGGTGCCCATCGAGGTGTTTGACGTGCGGCAGGTGAAGGCCAGTTTCAAAAAGCTGATGAAGGCCTGCGTGCCCGGCAGCCCCTCCACAGACCCCAGTCTCGCCTATCTGCGGACCCTGGAGGAGTCCGAATGGCTGTCCCAG ATCCACAAGATCCTGCAGATCTCGGTGCTGGTGGTGGAGCTGCTGGATACAGGTTCCTCTGTGCTGGTCAGTTTGGAGGATGGCTGGGATATCACCACGCAG gtGGTGTCCCTGGTGCAGCTGCTGTCAGACCCCTACTACCGGACGATGGAGGGCTTCCGGCTCCTCGTCGAGAAGGAGTGGCTGTCCTTCGGGCACCGCTTCAGCCACCGCGGAGCCCAGACCCTCGCCGGTCAGGGCAGCGGCTTCGCTCCTGTCTTCCTGCAGTTCCTGGACTGTGTCCATCAG ATCCACCTCCAGTTCCCCATGGAGTTTGAGTTCACCCAGTACTACCTGAAGTTCCTCAGCTACCACTACGTCTCCAATCGGTTCCGCACCTTCCTGCTGGACTCGGACTACGAGCGGATCGAGCTGG gcctcctgtatgaagAGAAGGGCGAGCGGAAGAGCCAGCAGGTCTACAAGTCCATCTGGGAGTACATCGACCGGCTGAACAAGAAAACCCCCGTCTTCTTCAACTACATGTACGCCCCCGAGGATGGGGAG GTGCTGAGGCCGTACAGTAACATCTCCAACCTGAAGGTGTGGGACTACTACACCCAGGAGGTCCTGTCCGAGGGCCCCTCCTACGACTGGGAGCTGGTGCAGGGGCAGCCGGAGCACGTGGAGGAGGTGGATCGGCAGGACTCCAGTGCTCCGCAGACCAAGCGCAAAATCATCTGGCCGTGCTACGACAACCGCAGCCGAGTGGAGCCCGACGCCATCTCCAAGCTGCTGGAG GAGCTGCACAACCTGGAGGCGGAGCTGGGCCAGGTGCCGGAGCGCTGGAAGGACACGTGGGACAAGGTCAAAGCCTCCCAGCGCACAGAGGCCCGGCAGGAGGCCAGCAGG ATGGCGTCCAGTTCCCTTCTGATGTCCTCCAGCCTGTTGCCCCACCGGCGCTCGCTGGGGGTCTACCTGCAGGAGAGCAGCGTGGGCTCCACCCTGAACCTCAGCCTGGACAGCGACACCAGCAGCACCTCCACCCCGTCCAGCGGGAAGCAGGGGGGCCGCAAGAGCACCAGCAACCTCTACAGCCAGTTCCAGATGTCGGAGAGCGAGAACAG GTCCTACGAGGGGACTCTCTACAAGAAAGGAGCCTTCATGAAGCCCTGGAAGCCCCGCTGGTTCGTGCTGGATAAAACCAAACATCAG CTGCGGTACTATGACAACCGGATGGACACGGAGTGCAAAGGGATCATTGACCTGGCAGAAGTGGAGTCCATCACCCCCGGCACCCCCACCATGGGGGCCCCCAAGACAGTGGAGGAGAAGGCCTTCTTCGAT CTGAAGACGACGAAACGAGTTTACAATTTCTGTGCCCAGGACGTGCAGCTGGCCCAGCAGTGGATCGACCGCATCCAGAGCTGCTTGTCAGACGCGTGA